The stretch of DNA AGCACTTCATCCAGCATACAAAGGTCGCATGACGATCAGGGAGATGATGAAGGAAAGATCAGGGCTTGCCAACATTGAGATTCACGATGAGCACATCCATGATTTCGAAAGAATCGCCAGACGCTATGGAATTGAATATGCCATCAAGAAAGAGCGAGACAAGACTCCCCCGCACTACCTGGTTTTTTTCAGAGGTAGAGATACAGATGTCCTCCAAACTGCCTTCAGTGAGTTTGTCAAAAAGCGATTGAAAGTGCAGGAACGCCCTTCCCTTCGGGATAAGCTTCAGCAGTTAAGACAGCAACATAAAGACAGAGCTACCAAAATCCCAGAAAAAGTTCAGAGAAAAGAAATAGTTCGATGAAAAACCGATTCAATAAAGAATTAGCTTTCAACCTGACCTATCTGATCCCTTTCTACCTGGGAAACAAATTAGCTCAAATCTTTCGCCTGCTCCAAGGTGGTGACTTCATCGACAAGGTCATTACCAGCTTTGCCAATTTGTCCTTCATCGCCCAGCATCCTTGGTTATCCTTCAAGCTTCAGGACCTGCTGATTGGGCTCATAGCAGCAGGGTTGTTGAAGCTGATTGTGGTTATCAGAAGTCAAAACCGCAAGAAATATCGTAAGGGCGTTGAATACGGATCGGCTCGTTGGGGAACTGCCAGAGATATCGCTCCATATATTGACAAGAACCCCAGAAATAATATCATCCTGACCAAAAGGGAGTCTCTCACCATGGAGAGCCGTCCAAAAGATCCGAAAAGAGCCCGTAACAAAAATGTGCTGGTGATCGGTGGCTCAGGATCAGGAAAGACCCGCTTCTTCGTCAAGCCCAATCTGATGCAAATGCACTCAAGTTATGTCGTCACCGATCCAAAGGGTACCATTCTCACCGAATGTGGCACGATGCTCAAACGCAACGGATACCAAATCCGGGTGCTTAATACGATCAACTTCAAACGCAGCATGCACTACAATCCTTTCGCTTATATCCATTCAGAGAAAGACATTCTCAAATTAGTCAACGCGATCATCATCAATACCAAGGGGGAAGGTGAAAAAGCGGGTGAAGACTTCTGGATCAAAGCGGAACGTCTCTATTACTCTGCTCTGATTGGGTATATCTGGTATGAAGCTCGAGAACGTGAACAAAACTTCACAACTTTGCTGGAGATGATCGATGCTTCTGAAGCCCGTGAGGATGATGAGAGCTTCAAAAATCCTGTGGATGAGCTCTTTGATGAGCTGGAAGAAAAGGCCCCTGACCACTTTGCTGTAAGGCAGTACAAGAAATACAAACTGGCTGCTGGGAAGACCGCCAAGTCGATCCTGATTTCTTGTGGCGCGCGTTTGGCTCCTTTTGACATCTACGAATTGCGGGAGCTGATGAGTTACGATGAGATGGACCTGGACTTATTAGGAGATCGGTTATCTGCGCTCTTTGTGATCATCAGTGACACGGATGATACCTTCAATTTTGTCGCTGCCTTGCTCTACACTCAGTTGTTCAATCTGCTTTGTGATAAAGCCGATGACGTTTATGGTGGCAGGCTGCCCATCCATGTGCGCTGTCTCTTGGATGAGTTCCCCAATA from Brevefilum fermentans encodes:
- a CDS encoding VirD4-like conjugal transfer protein, CD1115 family, whose protein sequence is MKNRFNKELAFNLTYLIPFYLGNKLAQIFRLLQGGDFIDKVITSFANLSFIAQHPWLSFKLQDLLIGLIAAGLLKLIVVIRSQNRKKYRKGVEYGSARWGTARDIAPYIDKNPRNNIILTKRESLTMESRPKDPKRARNKNVLVIGGSGSGKTRFFVKPNLMQMHSSYVVTDPKGTILTECGTMLKRNGYQIRVLNTINFKRSMHYNPFAYIHSEKDILKLVNAIIINTKGEGEKAGEDFWIKAERLYYSALIGYIWYEAREREQNFTTLLEMIDASEAREDDESFKNPVDELFDELEEKAPDHFAVRQYKKYKLAAGKTAKSILISCGARLAPFDIYELRELMSYDEMDLDLLGDRLSALFVIISDTDDTFNFVAALLYTQLFNLLCDKADDVYGGRLPIHVRCLLDEFPNIGQIPRFERLIATIRSREISACIVLQAQSQLKALYKDHAETIVGNCDSMLFLGGKERTTLKEISELLGKETIDLDNTSENRGREKSHGISHQRMGKELMTQDELAVLDNSKCILQLRGERPFLSDKYDITKHPNYRFLSDADPELVFNINKDVGKRMQLENDQKAELYEIGISNQ
- a CDS encoding PcfB family protein; the encoded protein is MQEEVSQKSMAFIIQTGKMTGKVFLQAIEKYLAQERQRRQLNARDKALHPAYKGRMTIREMMKERSGLANIEIHDEHIHDFERIARRYGIEYAIKKERDKTPPHYLVFFRGRDTDVLQTAFSEFVKKRLKVQERPSLRDKLQQLRQQHKDRATKIPEKVQRKEIVR